ACTCATCTCGCCCCCTAGGTACGGATACTCAGACTGGTTACGATCGCGGGCGTGTCCGTACTCCCCCTGGTGTTCACCAGCGGCTGGGCGAGCGGGATCAACGCGTACGCGGTGGTTCTGCTGTTCGGCGTATTCGGCGCGACCGGGCTCACCGACGAGGTGCCCGAGTCCTTGCAGCGCACCGATGTCCTCGTCGCGGCCGGCGTGCTCTTCCTGTGCGAGGCGGTGGCGGACAAGATCCCGTACGTCGACTCGATATGGGATTCCGTCCACACGGTGATCCGGCCGATCGCGGGGGCCGTGGTCGGCGCGCTGCTCGCCGGGCAGAACGGCTCGCTGCCGGAGCTGGCGGCGGGCGCGGTCGGCGGTTCGACGGCCCTGCTGAGCCACTTCGTCAAGGCCGGGACGAGAATGGCGGTCAACACCACGCCCGAGCCGTTCTCCAATGTCGCGCTGAGCCTGGCGGAGGACCTCGGGGTGGCGGCCATCGTCACCTTCGCGCTCTTCCATCCGGTGGCGGCGGCGAGCATCGCGGGCGTGCTGCTCATCGGCGGCCTGGTGATACTGATCTTCCTCGCCCGGCGGATCCGCCGCTTCCTGCGCCGCCGGTCGCAGCGGCGCGAGGAGCGACGGCTCGCCGACGGGGAGGCCCGGGCCCGCGCCCGGCCGCCGTCCGGCGACGGTTCGGAACACTTCTGAGCCCGTTCGGGACGGTCCGACGCGCCGGATAAGGTCGCTGGCATGGCACGGATTGTGGTGATCGGCGCGGGACTCGGCGCCATGGCGGCGGCGGCCCGGCTGGCCGTGGCGGGCCACCGGGTGACGGTGTACGAGCGGGGGGCGACGTACGGCGGGGCGGTCG
This sequence is a window from Streptomyces sp. NBC_00691. Protein-coding genes within it:
- a CDS encoding DUF4126 domain-containing protein; this encodes MSVLPLVFTSGWASGINAYAVVLLFGVFGATGLTDEVPESLQRTDVLVAAGVLFLCEAVADKIPYVDSIWDSVHTVIRPIAGAVVGALLAGQNGSLPELAAGAVGGSTALLSHFVKAGTRMAVNTTPEPFSNVALSLAEDLGVAAIVTFALFHPVAAASIAGVLLIGGLVILIFLARRIRRFLRRRSQRREERRLADGEARARARPPSGDGSEHF